From the Lycorma delicatula isolate Av1 chromosome 4, ASM4794821v1, whole genome shotgun sequence genome, the window atgctacagaaTATCTCATTTCCAGTCAAAGTTGCATTTTAGTGGTGAATAAATCATGTACAATTCTGATTAGCAATATCATGGAATGTTGCTTACGATTCAGGATAGAACTATATTAAAAGTACAAACATGCCAATTTGGTGATTAAAGAGTAAAAAagcattatattttacaaacaatgataaaatttttatcacagtttttttttgtctcataATATTaggctaattttaaaaaaatctaagtttGGATCATTCAGTAAAAGCTTACAATAAGATACAAATTAGGAACAAAagtgtgttattaataaaaatattcatttattttctttcctaaTTAAATAAGTACAGTAGGAATAATTTCAGTTGtcaaataaatgatctaacgtaGAACAACTAAACACCACACACTTGAAGGCTTAATTTTGCAAAGCAAATTTCATACTGAAAACaggtaaataaatgataacaaaaaatctaataaatgaaTGACTGTGATATGACAATATAACTTTATTTGGCCTAATGTTTAATGCTTTTCTTATAGGTGGCACCAAAGCTGAGTGACAGTATTTTGGAGGTCTAGTAAAGATCATGACTGAACAATCTATTCTATTTtagctgtaatattttttaccatattgTATTGTGTGTTAACTCTTATTTGGTATAAAGTataccaataatttttattttatactgtaataaaatgactgtttttaaaaCTAAAGTAATTAATGGATATCCTTCTGAGAAACTTGCTACTCCTAATAACTTATCTTCTTTCTGATACAGAATTGTTTGTTCAAAATACacttactatattttaatttatacaaattaaaagatgccattttaaatattaattaaaacagctaCTAATGCATGGAACTATAATTaatccacaaataaaaatttcggaCAAAATGTGCAGTGTAATAAGACTACTAATCAGCAGGTACcaacatcaaataaaaaagaaaattatacagctAAACTGTTGCAGTAGTTGTtcctaatgttttattttattttttttataaggtgaTAAAGAAGATGCATTAAGAGTTACATAagcaatacagaaaaaattaatgctaTTTAAGAAGAATTCACAATTATACTGTTAACaggtgaaatttaatttagatgagattttaaaattacatagcaataaatttagttcaaaagataataaaacttattacaagCACAAGTGTCAACTGTATAATGAtagatttaaatacataatttttaaattggtgaATATTTtagctataaatataaaatttgtgctACAAAAACTTATTACACTGTGGAATAAAGCCTTCTGGATCAAGTTGTcaaccaaaattaatttcttctgtcTCACACTTGAGAAACATATCTAATGAACTAGATTTATCGCAAAAATTgtctcaaaatatttcatttggagcaatttaagtaaattataaatatgaaaagtaaaaatattaattgaaataaatgttactgAAACTGAccacccaaattaagaagtatcCATTTTTGCTTTTAgacattattttgtttcattcatttttttacaagtatactcccactatattatataaaactaaaatgagACCAACTTTAcagttccaaaatggtgtcctgatgtacataataaattaatttttaataactgattttaaaataatcacatctggttaaaaaatttctttatctctctagattataaatagtaaatacacAGCACCAGCCAATTTTTATGATCATTCTCCTTTggtaaattagattaaattgtaAGAGTAATATCAGACCTAGTTAGAGCCACCAGCCACAAGCTAATGTCACAGATATTGCTGGCAAGGAAACATTGAATTTTCAACAgtactaatacaataaaaaagggaTAAAAGATAAGGAAAGAAGGTGAAAAGAGAGAATGATTAATCAAAAGTTGGACTGCCTTAAGAGTTTGAGGTAATGTGTCTTGTccatgataaatattaaaaattttaacttttaatgattaaactaaaatgttgttttatattcAGTCATAAACTACACATAAAccattcatttcaataaaatagtaTACCATTAAatggctaaaaaataaaaatattttaaatataaaatgcacCTCATACATTcacaaaagataaattaataaaataacacatacTGAAATCACACCTATAGAACGACATgcaaaagcaaaataatttacacattGACTGCAGAATACATACATAGGTATATGTGGTCATGATGATATGTAACTACAAGGATTATGCCATGGTATGTGGTTAGGTCTACTAAGTTTACTTGTAGGAACAAATGCTAACTGACTCAAATCTGTACTTCTTAACACACAGTCTACACTGAGCCATAGTAGGGGTATGTTTCTGAaattattgactgaacaaatatttgttttaaaaattttaacgttatcatgtattttaataggtaaatgtaaaagagaaaaaaataaaaaaattactgcagatagGCTTACACCTGAAAGCGctttgaaagtgaaaaaaaaagtaaggtaacagtgttatttaattctgtattttatggagtgctgaataagtttatattacataattatatatatatatatatatatatagaataaaatgtgACTTTTACACAACTCCCCAAAAAAGAATATACATGGTGTACgtatgttccaccatagcagcctAACAGTTGAACTGATTATGCAAGACTCTACTATCATGgaagacaataaaataacaagaagagGAACTAAATATACAGTACTGTATAAttcagaaaatggaaaaaggatgATGGTATCCCATGTAATCAAAGCGCTGAGGAGGGTTGTGGATAAGTCTGAATCCTCAGTGTTCGTCATTCCCCCGGGGACGGCGGTTACGATAATCAAGAAAGTCGTAATTTACCTGATGCGCAAAGGCAAAACACTACCTAGAATGGTCTTGCCCAATTTGGGAGACCAGGCTCGCGCTAGATCTAGATCGGTGAGGAGGGGCACCCCGCCGGTGACCGATAGCAAAACAGTTGTAGTTAAAGCGCCCGGCAAATCATATGCTGATTTATTAAAGACCGTGAAGGACAAGGTCAGTGTGGACGAGGCCGGAGAAGTACTTTCAATAAGGAAGGGGAGGAATCAAGAACTAGAAGTCAGGATTAAGGGCACCCAGACGGCGGGGGAATTTACTTCAATGCTGAGAGACCGTGTATTGGACCTGGAAGTGGATGTCTGAACCAGAGGGGATCGTAGGACGGTGGTCCATGTTAAAGATCTAGTATGCGATACAACCGAGCAAGAAGTGAAGGAGGCAGTTGAGAGAGTACTGGGAGCAGACGAAAGCTTTCAGGTGACTTCGCTCCAAGGCGCATACGGCGACACCAGGAACGCGACAGTAATCACTACCTATAGAGGCGCAACCAAATTGGTGGCCTCGAGACTAAGGGTTGGCTGGGTCAACTGTAGGACATACATCCggacagaaaatgaaaaatgttatagatGCTGGAGAACGGGCCATGGTAGCAGGCTCTGTAAAGGACGCGATAGAACAAACTTATGTTATAATTGCGGTGAACCAGGTCACATAATAAGGGATTGTCGCAAGGCCTCAAAGTGCCTCGACTGCAGAAGTCTGGCTCACAGAACAAGCAGTGCTGTTTGTACTAAGTCACATGATTAGAACGTTATTAATAAACAACCACAGGAGTATCTTATCGAATGACTTACTAGAAGAAATTGCCACTAGAGGCAATTATGACCTCATAGTGGCCACTGAGCCGCACGTTTATTCAGCAGCCAGACCACAATGGGTCTCTGATACGAATGGAGATGTGGCCATTAGAAGGGTAGCAGAGAACAGGGAATATGGCCTTTACCGTAGAGCGGAGGGTTTGGTAGCAGTTGAACTAAATGAAATAGTTATAATTGGTGTTTATATAAGCCCAAACATTCCATTGGGATCGTTCCAAGACAAGGTATTCCAGCTTCAACACATTGTCATGCAGTCTCACAAAAGAGTACTTATTCTTGGGGATTTCAACTTTAGCACGACGGCGGCAGGTGCAGCCTCCTCCAACGCCAGGGGATGGATTCTTGAAGAATTTCTAGCAATCACCGGCGCAGTATGCATTAATGATGGTATGCCAACATTCAAAGCCAGAGGGCACGAATCGATCTTAGATTTGGCTATAATAGATCGAAGAATGGACCCAAATCTGATTGCATTTACCGTACTGAGCGAAGAGACCGGCAGTGACCACCTGGCGGTCTCAGTTGTAATCAGTGATCATCACACAGGGACGACATGGCAGAACATCACCCCCAGACTAACAAATACGCAGATTCAACTGGTGGTTAGGAGATTTGCACGCAAAATTGCAGAACAGGTGCAGATTAATCCAGACATGTTTCAGGAGATAATAGTCGAAGAAATCGCCAGAGTTCCACACAGGACTGACAAGTACCACCCGGTATGCTGGTGGACTCGCGAAATAGAGGACCAGAGGAATCTCATGCAGAGATGTAGAAGAAAGGTGCAGAGAATGCGTACTCGTGCGGGTATGGTGGAAGAGAGTAATTTGGCCATCAAGGAATACAGAGCGGCAAGGAAAAAACTGAACTTTCTAataaaacagactaaaaaaaggaaatggcTGGAACTATGTCGCGTACTGGATGCCGACCCCTGGGGTAGCGCATTCCAGATAGTGACAAAACGCCTTGGCAGACACATGCCTATGTTAAACAAGGACACTGCGGCTCAGCAAATGAGCATACTGTTCCCAAGGGAAGAAATGGAAAATCGTGAAGAAATCACATGTGTTCGAGATAGATTTACACAACAAGAGGTGATTAATGcggttaaaaaactaaataataagaaaacccGTGGCCGGATGGGATCCTGGCGGCAATTATCAAGGGCCTTGCTGAAGTGATTCCATGGGAATTAGTTGATGTCGCTAGCTATGGACTGCAAAATTGTGTCTTCTTTAACTGTTGGAAAGCAGCCAGAACAGTCTTCTTGCCCAAACCGGGTGCTACTGCGGGACAAGGTGAATATCGCCCTATCAGCTTGATCAATAACATGGGAAAAGTGGTGGAGACGTTAATTGCGTGTAGACTGCAAGAAGAATTAGAACAGAAGAAGAGTCTATATGTAGATCAATATGGTTTTCGTAAAGGATACTCAACGATAAACGCAATTAATAGGGTGACAAATTGGACGGCAGGAGTTCGGGAGGGCACCTGGTGGACAAGAAGACTACCTTTAATGATactattagatataaaaaatgccTTTGGCTCAGTCCCTTGGCCTGCGattataaatgcattaaaaagaaTGAACATCAGTATGTATTTAATCAACCAAATTAATCACTACCTGCATGAAAGATATACGGAAATCAGAACGATTGAAGGAACTGTTACATTTCAGATATTTGGAGGTGTTCCGCAGGGGTCAGTGTAAGGACCCCTGCTCTGGAATATTTTTGATGACCAGATCTTTAGACTGCGTTACCCGGAAGAGGTAACTATTGTAGGTGCGGAACACCTATGCGGATAATGGCATATGATAATAGTATGCGGATGATGTGGCAATTCTGGTAGAGGATCGAGAAGTAGAGAATTTAGAGGTCAAAGCTAATCAGTCTCTCGGAATAATCGACGAATGGCTAGAAAGAAACAAGTTACAGGTGTCCCCTGCCAAGTCGAGATGTATTCTTTTCTCCGGTAGAAGAAGAGTCCAGGGAATCAACATCGCAATACGAGGGGAGCATATCTTAGAGGTGAGTTGCACCAAATACCTTCGTGTAATGCTCGATAAGAGTCTTAAATTTGGAGCGCACATAGAGATGATAAGCAAACGGGTAGCCCCCACTATAAGGGCGTTAAGGGGAATGTTCAACAACCATAGCATACCTAGAGCTTCAGTCAGGAGACTGATCACATCAGCGCTATATGCAGCCCCGGTATGGGGTGAAGTAATGAGCATACAAAGGAATAAACAGAGATTAAGAAGTGTACACCGGGTTGCGTTATTGGGAGTTGTGGCAGAGTACTGCACCCTATCTTATGATGCGCTGTGTGTCTTGGCTGGGGTACCACCAATCGAACAACAAATAAGAAAT encodes:
- the LOC142322601 gene encoding uncharacterized protein LOC142322601, yielding MIRTLLINNHRSILSNDLLEEIATRGNYDLIVATEPHVYSAARPQWVSDTNGDVAIRRVAENREYGLYRRAEGLVAVELNEIVIIGVYISPNIPLGSFQDKVFQLQHIVMQSHKRVLILGDFNFSTTAAGAASSNARGWILEEFLAITGAVCINDGMPTFKARGHESILDLAIIDRRMDPNLIAFTVLSEETGSDHLAVSVVISDHHTGTTWQNITPRLTNTQIQLVVRRFARKIAEQVQINPDMFQEIIVEEIARVPHRTDKYHPVCWWTREIEDQRNLMQRCRRKVQRMRTRAGMVEESNLAIKEYRAARKKLNFLIKQTKKRKWLELCRVLDADPWGSAFQIVTKRLGRHMPMLNKDTAAQQMSILFPREEMENREEITCVRDRFTQQEVINAVKKLNNKKTRGRMGSWRQLSRALLK